One genomic segment of Thermodesulfobacteriota bacterium includes these proteins:
- a CDS encoding bacteriohemerythrin, whose product MPIEWKEELSVGVEKIDSQHKELIRRVNDLFASMGSDKHADKLEGAIRYFEEYIDTHFTLEEDYMKRYDYPGSDEHKKEHEEFKAAIAEFKAALAESGVNLALTTKTNTFIGSWFMNHVSKIDIKLADFLKTKL is encoded by the coding sequence ATGCCCATCGAATGGAAAGAAGAGTTGTCCGTAGGGGTGGAGAAGATAGACTCCCAGCACAAGGAACTCATCAGAAGGGTGAACGACCTCTTCGCCTCAATGGGGTCGGATAAGCACGCCGACAAGCTGGAGGGCGCCATCAGGTACTTCGAGGAGTACATCGACACCCACTTCACCCTGGAAGAGGATTACATGAAGCGCTACGACTATCCTGGCTCCGACGAGCACAAGAAAGAACACGAAGAGTTCAAGGCAGCCATAGCCGAGTTCAAGGCCGCCCTGGCCGAGTCGGGAGTGAACCTGGCGCTTACGACAAAGACTAATACGTTCATCGGCAGCTGGTTTATGAACCACGTAAGCAAGATAGACATCAAGCTCGCGGACTTTTTAAAGACGAAGCTCTGA